The following coding sequences lie in one Paroedura picta isolate Pp20150507F chromosome 10, Ppicta_v3.0, whole genome shotgun sequence genomic window:
- the PPEF2 gene encoding serine/threonine-protein phosphatase with EF-hands 2 isoform X3, with the protein MGCGTSGQKDSLTDSEKSQTFPEASSQAFKAAVLIQRWFRRYMARLEMRRRCTWRIFQSIEYSGEQDHLKLNYFFDYLVDHFMTTSSKERDFINRVFSESDIPKDPKLQKACNYELIQVPDHYKGPRLSFPLSLDDATSLVEAFKQQQQLHAYYVLKLFHETLKHLSQLPNISSLSTCYSEITVCGDLHGQLNDLFLIFYKNGLPSPAKRYVFNGDFVDRGKQSIEILIILFAFLLIYPQEVHLNRGNHEDYMINLRYGFTKEVMRKYKIFSLLTQKRKSEKILRLTEAGPATISNASNQSDVPKLGQPEELQSCCQQVGKTKGLETSSGSPEEGTELEIKSLEPEEMEDTEIKQVLDILWSDPYPQNGCRINQERGGGCYFGPDVTEKFLQKNGLQLLIRSHECKLEGYEFCHNRKVITIFSASNYYAIGSNRGAYLKLGPDLTPHFVQFQGSRRASQLTMTQRISHVEETAYQALREKMFAHRSDLSGAFKKLDVNKSGVITLSDWATAVESVLRLGLPWRMLRPQLVPRLIGGKLDYNRWLKDISMEQKSTNQERIQSSLLETIYRNLPNLETIFSVIDTDHSGLISFEEFRHIWKLFSTHMHIEIPESSICDLARSIDFNKDGNIDFNEFLEAFRISTQNTD; encoded by the exons CCTTTAAAGCTGCTGTCCTGATCCAAAGATGGTTCCGGCGTTATATGGCACGGCTCGAAATGCGCCGAAGATGCACATGGCGCATCTTTCAGTCCATAGAATATTCAGGAGAGCAGGATCATCTCAAG CTCAACTATTTCTTTGACTACCTTGTGGACCACTTCATGACAACCAGCAGTAAAGAGA ggGATTTCATTAACCGTGTTTTCTCCGAAAGCGATATCCCTAAAGATCCCAAATTACAGAAAGCCTGTAACTATGAATTGATCCAGGTGCCGGATCACTACAAAGGTCCccgcctttccttccctctctcgcTGGACGACGCCACTTCCTTGGTGGAAGCCTTCAAGCAACAACAA CAGCTCCATGCGTATTATGTTCTGAAACTCTTCCACGAGACCCTGAAGCATCTCTCTCAGCTGCCAAACATCAGCAGCCTCTCCACCTGCTACAGCGAGATCACCGTGTGCG GAGACTTGCATGGCCAACTGAATGACTTGTTTCTGATATTTTACAAG AACGGCCTTCCATCTCCGGCGAAGAGATACGTGTTCAACGGTGACTTCGTGGACCGGGGCAAACAGTCCATTGAGATCTTGATCATCCTTTTTGCCTTCCTCTTGATTTACCCACAGGAAGTCCACCTGAACCGAGGAAACCACGAAGACTATATGATCAACTTACG CTATGGGTTCACCAAGGAGGTCATGCGCAAATACAAG ATTTTCTCTTTGTTAACCCAGAAGAGAAAAAGCGAGAAAATCCTGCGCCTCACTGAAGCCGGGCCGGCTACTATTTCCAATGCTTCAAACCAGTCAGATGTTCCCAAGCTAGGACAGCCGGAAGAGCTGCAGTCGTGCTGTCAACAAGTGGGCAAGACAAAAGGgttggagacttcttctggtTCCCCAGAAGAAGGGACGGAGCTGGAAATCAAATCCTTGGAACCTGAGGAAATGGAAGACACTGAGATCAAACAG GTCCTCGATATCCTGTGGAGTGACCCGTACCCTCAAAACGGCTGCCGAATCAACCAAGAGCGAGGAGGGGGCTGTTACTTCGGCCCCGACGTGACGGAGAAGTTCCTACAGAAAAATGGCCTCCAGCTCCTCATCCGCTCCCACGAGTGTAAGCTGGAGGGTTACGAGTTCTGCCACAACCGCAAG GTCATCACCATCTTTTCGGCTTCCAACTACTACGCCATTGGGAGTAACAGAGGTGCCTACCTTAAACTGGGACCGGACCTGACCCCCCACTTTGTGCAATTTCAAGGCAGCAGGAGGGCATCTCAGCTGACCATGACACAAAG GATCAGCCATGTGGAGGAGACTGCTTACCAGGCGTTAAGGGAGAAAATGTTTGCTCACAGATCAGACCTCAGTGGTGCTTTCAAGAAGCTTGATGTGAACAAATCAG GTGTGATCACATTAAGTGACTGGGCCACCGCCGTCGAGTCGGTCCTCCGTCTAGGGCTGCCCTGGAGGATGCTGCGTCCGCAGCTCGTGCCCCGCCTAATTGGCGGGAAGTTGGACTACAACCGCTGGCTGAAGGACATCTCGATGGAGCAGAAGTCAACGAACCAGGAG CGCATCCAGTCGAGTTTGCTGGAGACCATTTACCGGAATCTGCCCAACCTGGAGACTATCTTCAGTGTCATAGACACGGACCATTCAG GACTCATCTCTTTCGAAGAGTTCCGCCACATCTGGAAGCTCTTCAGCACCCACATGCACATCGAGATCCCGGAGAGCAGCATCTGTGACCTGGCCCGCAGCATTGATTTCAACAAAGACGGGAACATAGACTTCAACGAATTCCTCGAAGCCTTCCGCATCTCCACGCAGAACACTGACTAA
- the PPEF2 gene encoding serine/threonine-protein phosphatase with EF-hands 2 isoform X2, with amino-acid sequence MELEIELHEKAFKAAVLIQRWFRRYMARLEMRRRCTWRIFQSIEYSGEQDHLKLNYFFDYLVDHFMTTSSKERDFINRVFSESDIPKDPKLQKACNYELIQVPDHYKGPRLSFPLSLDDATSLVEAFKQQQQLHAYYVLKLFHETLKHLSQLPNISSLSTCYSEITVCGDLHGQLNDLFLIFYKNGLPSPAKRYVFNGDFVDRGKQSIEILIILFAFLLIYPQEVHLNRGNHEDYMINLRYGFTKEVMRKYKEHGNKILKLLRHVFSSLPLATLIDSKVLVVHGGVSDTTDLEQLARIDRRKIFSLLTQKRKSEKILRLTEAGPATISNASNQSDVPKLGQPEELQSCCQQVGKTKGLETSSGSPEEGTELEIKSLEPEEMEDTEIKQVLDILWSDPYPQNGCRINQERGGGCYFGPDVTEKFLQKNGLQLLIRSHECKLEGYEFCHNRKVITIFSASNYYAIGSNRGAYLKLGPDLTPHFVQFQGSRRASQLTMTQRISHVEETAYQALREKMFAHRSDLSGAFKKLDVNKSGVITLSDWATAVESVLRLGLPWRMLRPQLVPRLIGGKLDYNRWLKDISMEQKSTNQERIQSSLLETIYRNLPNLETIFSVIDTDHSGLISFEEFRHIWKLFSTHMHIEIPESSICDLARSIDFNKDGNIDFNEFLEAFRISTQNTD; translated from the exons CCTTTAAAGCTGCTGTCCTGATCCAAAGATGGTTCCGGCGTTATATGGCACGGCTCGAAATGCGCCGAAGATGCACATGGCGCATCTTTCAGTCCATAGAATATTCAGGAGAGCAGGATCATCTCAAG CTCAACTATTTCTTTGACTACCTTGTGGACCACTTCATGACAACCAGCAGTAAAGAGA ggGATTTCATTAACCGTGTTTTCTCCGAAAGCGATATCCCTAAAGATCCCAAATTACAGAAAGCCTGTAACTATGAATTGATCCAGGTGCCGGATCACTACAAAGGTCCccgcctttccttccctctctcgcTGGACGACGCCACTTCCTTGGTGGAAGCCTTCAAGCAACAACAA CAGCTCCATGCGTATTATGTTCTGAAACTCTTCCACGAGACCCTGAAGCATCTCTCTCAGCTGCCAAACATCAGCAGCCTCTCCACCTGCTACAGCGAGATCACCGTGTGCG GAGACTTGCATGGCCAACTGAATGACTTGTTTCTGATATTTTACAAG AACGGCCTTCCATCTCCGGCGAAGAGATACGTGTTCAACGGTGACTTCGTGGACCGGGGCAAACAGTCCATTGAGATCTTGATCATCCTTTTTGCCTTCCTCTTGATTTACCCACAGGAAGTCCACCTGAACCGAGGAAACCACGAAGACTATATGATCAACTTACG CTATGGGTTCACCAAGGAGGTCATGCGCAAATACAAG GAACATGGGAATAAGATACTGAAACTGCTCCGGCATGTCTTCAGCAGTTTGCCACTGGCCACGCTGATTGACAGTAAGGTTTTAGTTGTACATGGGGGGGTGTCCGACACCACTGATTTGGAACAGCTGGCCAGGATCGACAGGCGGAAG ATTTTCTCTTTGTTAACCCAGAAGAGAAAAAGCGAGAAAATCCTGCGCCTCACTGAAGCCGGGCCGGCTACTATTTCCAATGCTTCAAACCAGTCAGATGTTCCCAAGCTAGGACAGCCGGAAGAGCTGCAGTCGTGCTGTCAACAAGTGGGCAAGACAAAAGGgttggagacttcttctggtTCCCCAGAAGAAGGGACGGAGCTGGAAATCAAATCCTTGGAACCTGAGGAAATGGAAGACACTGAGATCAAACAG GTCCTCGATATCCTGTGGAGTGACCCGTACCCTCAAAACGGCTGCCGAATCAACCAAGAGCGAGGAGGGGGCTGTTACTTCGGCCCCGACGTGACGGAGAAGTTCCTACAGAAAAATGGCCTCCAGCTCCTCATCCGCTCCCACGAGTGTAAGCTGGAGGGTTACGAGTTCTGCCACAACCGCAAG GTCATCACCATCTTTTCGGCTTCCAACTACTACGCCATTGGGAGTAACAGAGGTGCCTACCTTAAACTGGGACCGGACCTGACCCCCCACTTTGTGCAATTTCAAGGCAGCAGGAGGGCATCTCAGCTGACCATGACACAAAG GATCAGCCATGTGGAGGAGACTGCTTACCAGGCGTTAAGGGAGAAAATGTTTGCTCACAGATCAGACCTCAGTGGTGCTTTCAAGAAGCTTGATGTGAACAAATCAG GTGTGATCACATTAAGTGACTGGGCCACCGCCGTCGAGTCGGTCCTCCGTCTAGGGCTGCCCTGGAGGATGCTGCGTCCGCAGCTCGTGCCCCGCCTAATTGGCGGGAAGTTGGACTACAACCGCTGGCTGAAGGACATCTCGATGGAGCAGAAGTCAACGAACCAGGAG CGCATCCAGTCGAGTTTGCTGGAGACCATTTACCGGAATCTGCCCAACCTGGAGACTATCTTCAGTGTCATAGACACGGACCATTCAG GACTCATCTCTTTCGAAGAGTTCCGCCACATCTGGAAGCTCTTCAGCACCCACATGCACATCGAGATCCCGGAGAGCAGCATCTGTGACCTGGCCCGCAGCATTGATTTCAACAAAGACGGGAACATAGACTTCAACGAATTCCTCGAAGCCTTCCGCATCTCCACGCAGAACACTGACTAA
- the PPEF2 gene encoding serine/threonine-protein phosphatase with EF-hands 2 isoform X4, whose product MARLEMRRRCTWRIFQSIEYSGEQDHLKLNYFFDYLVDHFMTTSSKERDFINRVFSESDIPKDPKLQKACNYELIQVPDHYKGPRLSFPLSLDDATSLVEAFKQQQQLHAYYVLKLFHETLKHLSQLPNISSLSTCYSEITVCGDLHGQLNDLFLIFYKNGLPSPAKRYVFNGDFVDRGKQSIEILIILFAFLLIYPQEVHLNRGNHEDYMINLRYGFTKEVMRKYKEHGNKILKLLRHVFSSLPLATLIDSKVLVVHGGVSDTTDLEQLARIDRRKIFSLLTQKRKSEKILRLTEAGPATISNASNQSDVPKLGQPEELQSCCQQVGKTKGLETSSGSPEEGTELEIKSLEPEEMEDTEIKQVLDILWSDPYPQNGCRINQERGGGCYFGPDVTEKFLQKNGLQLLIRSHECKLEGYEFCHNRKVITIFSASNYYAIGSNRGAYLKLGPDLTPHFVQFQGSRRASQLTMTQRISHVEETAYQALREKMFAHRSDLSGAFKKLDVNKSGVITLSDWATAVESVLRLGLPWRMLRPQLVPRLIGGKLDYNRWLKDISMEQKSTNQERIQSSLLETIYRNLPNLETIFSVIDTDHSGLISFEEFRHIWKLFSTHMHIEIPESSICDLARSIDFNKDGNIDFNEFLEAFRISTQNTD is encoded by the exons ATGGCACGGCTCGAAATGCGCCGAAGATGCACATGGCGCATCTTTCAGTCCATAGAATATTCAGGAGAGCAGGATCATCTCAAG CTCAACTATTTCTTTGACTACCTTGTGGACCACTTCATGACAACCAGCAGTAAAGAGA ggGATTTCATTAACCGTGTTTTCTCCGAAAGCGATATCCCTAAAGATCCCAAATTACAGAAAGCCTGTAACTATGAATTGATCCAGGTGCCGGATCACTACAAAGGTCCccgcctttccttccctctctcgcTGGACGACGCCACTTCCTTGGTGGAAGCCTTCAAGCAACAACAA CAGCTCCATGCGTATTATGTTCTGAAACTCTTCCACGAGACCCTGAAGCATCTCTCTCAGCTGCCAAACATCAGCAGCCTCTCCACCTGCTACAGCGAGATCACCGTGTGCG GAGACTTGCATGGCCAACTGAATGACTTGTTTCTGATATTTTACAAG AACGGCCTTCCATCTCCGGCGAAGAGATACGTGTTCAACGGTGACTTCGTGGACCGGGGCAAACAGTCCATTGAGATCTTGATCATCCTTTTTGCCTTCCTCTTGATTTACCCACAGGAAGTCCACCTGAACCGAGGAAACCACGAAGACTATATGATCAACTTACG CTATGGGTTCACCAAGGAGGTCATGCGCAAATACAAG GAACATGGGAATAAGATACTGAAACTGCTCCGGCATGTCTTCAGCAGTTTGCCACTGGCCACGCTGATTGACAGTAAGGTTTTAGTTGTACATGGGGGGGTGTCCGACACCACTGATTTGGAACAGCTGGCCAGGATCGACAGGCGGAAG ATTTTCTCTTTGTTAACCCAGAAGAGAAAAAGCGAGAAAATCCTGCGCCTCACTGAAGCCGGGCCGGCTACTATTTCCAATGCTTCAAACCAGTCAGATGTTCCCAAGCTAGGACAGCCGGAAGAGCTGCAGTCGTGCTGTCAACAAGTGGGCAAGACAAAAGGgttggagacttcttctggtTCCCCAGAAGAAGGGACGGAGCTGGAAATCAAATCCTTGGAACCTGAGGAAATGGAAGACACTGAGATCAAACAG GTCCTCGATATCCTGTGGAGTGACCCGTACCCTCAAAACGGCTGCCGAATCAACCAAGAGCGAGGAGGGGGCTGTTACTTCGGCCCCGACGTGACGGAGAAGTTCCTACAGAAAAATGGCCTCCAGCTCCTCATCCGCTCCCACGAGTGTAAGCTGGAGGGTTACGAGTTCTGCCACAACCGCAAG GTCATCACCATCTTTTCGGCTTCCAACTACTACGCCATTGGGAGTAACAGAGGTGCCTACCTTAAACTGGGACCGGACCTGACCCCCCACTTTGTGCAATTTCAAGGCAGCAGGAGGGCATCTCAGCTGACCATGACACAAAG GATCAGCCATGTGGAGGAGACTGCTTACCAGGCGTTAAGGGAGAAAATGTTTGCTCACAGATCAGACCTCAGTGGTGCTTTCAAGAAGCTTGATGTGAACAAATCAG GTGTGATCACATTAAGTGACTGGGCCACCGCCGTCGAGTCGGTCCTCCGTCTAGGGCTGCCCTGGAGGATGCTGCGTCCGCAGCTCGTGCCCCGCCTAATTGGCGGGAAGTTGGACTACAACCGCTGGCTGAAGGACATCTCGATGGAGCAGAAGTCAACGAACCAGGAG CGCATCCAGTCGAGTTTGCTGGAGACCATTTACCGGAATCTGCCCAACCTGGAGACTATCTTCAGTGTCATAGACACGGACCATTCAG GACTCATCTCTTTCGAAGAGTTCCGCCACATCTGGAAGCTCTTCAGCACCCACATGCACATCGAGATCCCGGAGAGCAGCATCTGTGACCTGGCCCGCAGCATTGATTTCAACAAAGACGGGAACATAGACTTCAACGAATTCCTCGAAGCCTTCCGCATCTCCACGCAGAACACTGACTAA
- the PPEF2 gene encoding serine/threonine-protein phosphatase with EF-hands 2 isoform X1, with protein sequence MGCGTSGQKDSLTDSEKSQTFPEASSQAFKAAVLIQRWFRRYMARLEMRRRCTWRIFQSIEYSGEQDHLKLNYFFDYLVDHFMTTSSKERDFINRVFSESDIPKDPKLQKACNYELIQVPDHYKGPRLSFPLSLDDATSLVEAFKQQQQLHAYYVLKLFHETLKHLSQLPNISSLSTCYSEITVCGDLHGQLNDLFLIFYKNGLPSPAKRYVFNGDFVDRGKQSIEILIILFAFLLIYPQEVHLNRGNHEDYMINLRYGFTKEVMRKYKEHGNKILKLLRHVFSSLPLATLIDSKVLVVHGGVSDTTDLEQLARIDRRKIFSLLTQKRKSEKILRLTEAGPATISNASNQSDVPKLGQPEELQSCCQQVGKTKGLETSSGSPEEGTELEIKSLEPEEMEDTEIKQVLDILWSDPYPQNGCRINQERGGGCYFGPDVTEKFLQKNGLQLLIRSHECKLEGYEFCHNRKVITIFSASNYYAIGSNRGAYLKLGPDLTPHFVQFQGSRRASQLTMTQRISHVEETAYQALREKMFAHRSDLSGAFKKLDVNKSGVITLSDWATAVESVLRLGLPWRMLRPQLVPRLIGGKLDYNRWLKDISMEQKSTNQERIQSSLLETIYRNLPNLETIFSVIDTDHSGLISFEEFRHIWKLFSTHMHIEIPESSICDLARSIDFNKDGNIDFNEFLEAFRISTQNTD encoded by the exons CCTTTAAAGCTGCTGTCCTGATCCAAAGATGGTTCCGGCGTTATATGGCACGGCTCGAAATGCGCCGAAGATGCACATGGCGCATCTTTCAGTCCATAGAATATTCAGGAGAGCAGGATCATCTCAAG CTCAACTATTTCTTTGACTACCTTGTGGACCACTTCATGACAACCAGCAGTAAAGAGA ggGATTTCATTAACCGTGTTTTCTCCGAAAGCGATATCCCTAAAGATCCCAAATTACAGAAAGCCTGTAACTATGAATTGATCCAGGTGCCGGATCACTACAAAGGTCCccgcctttccttccctctctcgcTGGACGACGCCACTTCCTTGGTGGAAGCCTTCAAGCAACAACAA CAGCTCCATGCGTATTATGTTCTGAAACTCTTCCACGAGACCCTGAAGCATCTCTCTCAGCTGCCAAACATCAGCAGCCTCTCCACCTGCTACAGCGAGATCACCGTGTGCG GAGACTTGCATGGCCAACTGAATGACTTGTTTCTGATATTTTACAAG AACGGCCTTCCATCTCCGGCGAAGAGATACGTGTTCAACGGTGACTTCGTGGACCGGGGCAAACAGTCCATTGAGATCTTGATCATCCTTTTTGCCTTCCTCTTGATTTACCCACAGGAAGTCCACCTGAACCGAGGAAACCACGAAGACTATATGATCAACTTACG CTATGGGTTCACCAAGGAGGTCATGCGCAAATACAAG GAACATGGGAATAAGATACTGAAACTGCTCCGGCATGTCTTCAGCAGTTTGCCACTGGCCACGCTGATTGACAGTAAGGTTTTAGTTGTACATGGGGGGGTGTCCGACACCACTGATTTGGAACAGCTGGCCAGGATCGACAGGCGGAAG ATTTTCTCTTTGTTAACCCAGAAGAGAAAAAGCGAGAAAATCCTGCGCCTCACTGAAGCCGGGCCGGCTACTATTTCCAATGCTTCAAACCAGTCAGATGTTCCCAAGCTAGGACAGCCGGAAGAGCTGCAGTCGTGCTGTCAACAAGTGGGCAAGACAAAAGGgttggagacttcttctggtTCCCCAGAAGAAGGGACGGAGCTGGAAATCAAATCCTTGGAACCTGAGGAAATGGAAGACACTGAGATCAAACAG GTCCTCGATATCCTGTGGAGTGACCCGTACCCTCAAAACGGCTGCCGAATCAACCAAGAGCGAGGAGGGGGCTGTTACTTCGGCCCCGACGTGACGGAGAAGTTCCTACAGAAAAATGGCCTCCAGCTCCTCATCCGCTCCCACGAGTGTAAGCTGGAGGGTTACGAGTTCTGCCACAACCGCAAG GTCATCACCATCTTTTCGGCTTCCAACTACTACGCCATTGGGAGTAACAGAGGTGCCTACCTTAAACTGGGACCGGACCTGACCCCCCACTTTGTGCAATTTCAAGGCAGCAGGAGGGCATCTCAGCTGACCATGACACAAAG GATCAGCCATGTGGAGGAGACTGCTTACCAGGCGTTAAGGGAGAAAATGTTTGCTCACAGATCAGACCTCAGTGGTGCTTTCAAGAAGCTTGATGTGAACAAATCAG GTGTGATCACATTAAGTGACTGGGCCACCGCCGTCGAGTCGGTCCTCCGTCTAGGGCTGCCCTGGAGGATGCTGCGTCCGCAGCTCGTGCCCCGCCTAATTGGCGGGAAGTTGGACTACAACCGCTGGCTGAAGGACATCTCGATGGAGCAGAAGTCAACGAACCAGGAG CGCATCCAGTCGAGTTTGCTGGAGACCATTTACCGGAATCTGCCCAACCTGGAGACTATCTTCAGTGTCATAGACACGGACCATTCAG GACTCATCTCTTTCGAAGAGTTCCGCCACATCTGGAAGCTCTTCAGCACCCACATGCACATCGAGATCCCGGAGAGCAGCATCTGTGACCTGGCCCGCAGCATTGATTTCAACAAAGACGGGAACATAGACTTCAACGAATTCCTCGAAGCCTTCCGCATCTCCACGCAGAACACTGACTAA